The following DNA comes from Lates calcarifer isolate ASB-BC8 linkage group LG2, TLL_Latcal_v3, whole genome shotgun sequence.
GCATACTGAAGCAGTGATGCTCACTGGAGGCAAACTGCACTGTTTCATCTGATGAGGTAGAAACTTCATGAGACTCTGATCTTCACTCCGCTCCTTTCACAGCTCTGTTCTTTACATGACCGTCAGAAAACCGTCACACAGTTCAAAGGCATCATGCTTTATTTCACAGATCCACAAACCAATACATTATCATCATGTTCattctttatattattacaaatttagaaacagaacaaaatgtttatatacaTTATTAAGCCATTTTCCTCACATCATTTAATGACAGATATTATTTGGTGCTCGACACATTTTAATACACATTCTTGGAGAGGGCAGCCTTTAATGATCATGACAGAGCAGCAACCAACAGGCTAAAATAACTCACATAAAATGGTGTTGAATCTCCGTTGCTTTTGAATGTTTCTGGAAAATTACTCTCTTGATCAGCTTTAAACCCAAATCAACCTTCACGGTGACAGAAGAGTCTATTCAGACCAAGATGACGAGGGCAGTGCCACTGAGGGGAAGATCTTGGCCTTAATATCTCTAAATAAACAACCACCGCCTCAGAAGTTACCCAAGTTATCTCCTGCCGGCACAAATGTGGTGACCTTTCTACAGTGTGGCTGCTTAATTACTTTTCTCCTTGCATACACCGAAATGACATGAATTAAAGGTTAACTTCTCCCAGCTGTTATATGCCAAAGTCTTTGATACTCAGTTTAAATCGAAGAAGAGGTAGACGGCCTCAATCCTTCAAAGAGCTCGTAATCAGACAGTGATGTTCCCTCAATGAACAGAAGTCTAAATATCAGTTTCTTGTGATGAACTAACAGCAAAGTGAAATATGTTGACCTCAGCCATAAATCTAAATATGCAACAGCTGACTGTGTTAAAAGACTGGTTATAAGGCCGTATGCAGAATAATGGTAGGCGTCTCTGGGGCATGGACGAGGTTGATGTCTGACTATAAAATAACTAAAAGGTGGTTTAAGAGGCTGTCGCTGACAGTAACATCACGTGTtcatcagtaaaacaaaaaaatccaaataagTTAGAAATGAAGCCTGCGTTCCTGTAAACACTGTTCTTACACTGAAAatggataaaaaaagaaaaataagaaaaatacacaataatcAATATAACTGATTATAATGATGCAGACTGCACAGTACCTCCATCAGCACCTTTGTATCAACCCATTCAGACTGAAGTCCATGTGAACCATTACTCTACTTCTTACCGTCAATACCTTATGTAAGAATATATCAATAACTTGGCCAGTCAGACAGTCTAAGACAACACAGAGGTCACTGACTGTATTTAACTACGCCTGTGGAGCTCTTCAACAGCAGACAACCTACACTAAGGTCAACAGGGTGCAGGTGGAGGAGACGCTGGAGGAGCGCTCAGTGACACTGTTGTTATTATCCAGAACTCCTGACACAAACTGAGTCTTTGAACTTGTCCAGCACCCAACAGCGTCAGCCAGCTTAGGGCAGAGAGCCAGAGTCAGCCTCTGGAGGATGAGGTGGAACTTCCTGCGGAAGCTTCGGTTCATCCAGAAGTAGAAGATGCAGTTGAGGAAACCGTTGGAAGTTGGCAACCACACCACCACAAACTCGATCCACTCGGGTACGCTGCTGCCTGAGACGGCTGCGGGACAGAAAACACGAGGACTGAGGTAAGGCAAACATCCAACATCCACAAGAACAGTGGCTAAAAGATCAACCATGAAACAAACACGGTGTAGCTGTGGCTGGTTTATCATCATATACACGTATTAAACCAAACATCCGCAGGTCGTCAGCTGttaatgaaacagtaaaaaggAGGACGATCAAATGAAGACATCAACGTTTTATAATGTTGAAATGAAACTAACTGACAATTTGGTGAAATGGAAGAAACCACTTTAGAGTTTGCACAGCAGCACACTTTGAAGTTTAAGTTAAGACTATCAGCTTCATTTTGCAGGGATTTTCATCCATATCAGATGAATTACAGCCCTCTTTGGAAAAGGTCTTCACTtctaaaaatattcagctgtGACTCCACTTTCAGTCTTGATTACTCCAAGACAGCACATGGCTGGGCTAAAtgagaaaaaagtcaaaaaggtCTGAGTCATAGAAACTGGCCTTGAATCAGTATATTCACGCCCGGCAGAACATAAATAACTTTGACAGCTATTTCTCTCAGCACAGTTCCTGCTGAAACTGGTGGAAGGGGAAATACATTAAGAACAAATTCATCTTAATCTTCAAATACCTACTTTTGAATTGTCTTGCTATTTTTGAAacttgaaaatgtgaaatactgcaGTATCTATAAAGCCGTGGTTGAGCTTTGACTcgtgttttctgtttgatttaaaaacatttgaccCCAAAAACTGCTCGAAGCTAAAAATgatcatttcctgtctgtgccACAGTAACCACTGCACAGTGATCTTACACTGGGTACACTTCTTCTTCCTgtacacaacaataaaacataactgtCCAGATGAATCTGAGTGATCACACTGATTTTTCTATGTGTGCACTTAGATCTTCAGATGAAGGTTTGGATCATAAGATGCTCTTATTAAAGTTAAACacctgtgtctttgttttgttagtGACTCTGTTATTTGAGCTTCTCTGAACTCAGAGCAGCAGGTCATGATGCTGTGGAGTTATTCCATTTCCATTCCCTCACTCCCTGTATGTACCATCATCTATAAACGGACCTTTCATGTCTCTTTAGCTTTCTGTAACCGTGAAATAAATGACTCACCGTTGTAGATCATAGCCGCCATGCAGGGTGTCCAACAGGTGTAGTAAGCTGCCATCACGGGCACGAGCACTCTTGATGCCACATTGTGTCTGTTGCGACGCGCACAGTTGTATCTGCGCAGTTTGAGCCGCTGCCTCTTGGCCGCGCACCACACCCTCAGGTTTGCGAATGTCATGATGATGGAGCAGGGGAAAAATATGAAACACGTCAAACTCAGGGAGTATCCAACATTAGTGGAGTAAGATGGATTGCAGACCAGAGACGCGGTGGAAAAATGAACCTCGATGATTCCATCTGGAAATGAAATTGGCAGCAGTAACACGGGAGGGAAGCACCAGGCGAAGGAAATGAGGAGCAGTGTCCTCCTCCTTGTCATCAGAGAGGAGTACTGCAGCGGGTAAAACACTGCGATGTACCTCTCCAGGCTGATTGTAGCCAGCGTGTACATGCAGGTGGAGTAAACGGTGGCATTGCAAAAGGCCACGACATGACAGAGAGCATCTGGGCCTTCAGTGTAGTCCTTCAACAGACTCACCCACAGATTCAAGGGCATAACCAGCAGCCCGAAGGCGGAGTCTGCGgcagtgagggagagaagaaagtAGCGAGAGTTCCTGGACCAACCGGCCACAGATGAAGAAATCACCAGGAGCACTGCAACATTCCCCAGAGTGATCATCAGGCCCAAAACGATGATGACGCTCACTTTGATGGAGCGGTGAGTCAGCTCGTGCAGCCTCTCCGGGTCAACGCCTGACAGGTTGGAGTCGTCAGGCGCTGAGAGGTTAAGTGTTGTGTACATGTTTCCTCACGGCGACATGAGCGCAGCCGAATCATAAGTCACGTGaggccaaacaaacaaacaaacaaacaaacaaacgaacGAACGAACGAACTGAAAAACAGTGAGTTTGAGTGAAGACGTGAGGCCACATTAGAAAGCAGCGAACTGCTGCCTTTCACCACCTCAACGACCAGCAACACACCTGCTGCAATTAGTGCTGGGTGGAAACTACTGCAACACAACACTCCACTGACTGTATCCTCACGTTAAGATCCTCACAGTGCACCTACTGAAAACTAACATTCATGTACATTAAGATTACATTATGAATGTCATTGTTATTGAATTTGTTTTGCAGctaatacaaatacatttctgcATCATCtctcagacaaagaaaataatgaaacatcAAACATAGAGGGCTCACAGAGGGGAGGGGCAGGAAGGATCAGTGTGATGGTTTAGAAAGGaaaaatgtatgtttctgtttctcttaaTATAATAGTGGCCTCTACACTAAATGCATCTCCCGTgaataacaaaaaaatcctCACGTTTTCAattaaaattcctgttttaaaatgtttctgtttgctgcagatgAAGGTGgaagcaaatgaaaacatcacttcTGACTGTATTCACAACCACCCATTCTGTCAGGCTCCAAGTCTGCAGGCTACTCCACCTTGGCAGGTTTCATCGCCAGCAATAACAATGAGTCAGTCCACAATTCATCACCAGCAAAAAGGTCCCAGAGAAGATGTACGCTCTGTCGGCCTGACGCCTCACAACCAATCACAGTCCAATTTCCACGATCTCACAGCGTCAGTGTCAGAcattcctccacctcctgttcCAGTGACAGGCTtaagtgtttctgtctgcaccGCTGAGTGGTGGCTGCCAACCTCCCTCCTTCAAAAAAGTACATGACACAAGGGCAAAGGAAAGGGCTGGAGAGACTGTCACTGACCTTTCCCAGTCAGGTAACCATCTGTTTCAGGAGTATTCTTCTGTGTGACAGTCAGTCCATTAAacagctcacacaaacacactcttccCAGGGTCACCCACTTCCTGCATCCCCTGGGACACTAATCCCACCTATGATTTATTATATCCCGAGCAGACAATCAAACAATCTCACACGTCTCACATTCACAAGATGAGGAAGATTTTAAGTCATGATGTTAAAGGAAATTCATCCCATGACCTTGAAAAACCATTACTAAACATGTATGAATAAAACAGGGTTTTACACTGTGCAGGAAACATTTAGACCAATGAAAGATCTCATATTTGTGATGTAGAATTCAGGTAATGAAACAATTTATGGCTCAATGATGACATTTCCCAACAGGCTACAGGGTCAtcaatcttctctctctccctaagAAACCACTGTtcataatgttaatgttttaactgcagtgcagcagctgcctCTGTGTGCCATGGGAGAAACTTTTCCTGTTTAATgtatacagcacacacacaggatagactgtacatatacatgtacatacagtatatggcCCAAAGACACGCAGCTTTTCTGTTCTGCTACCACAGCCCGATCCCCCAGAGGAGAACTGACAGCTATCGGTGTTTGATATATGCGTTTCTCACTGTGCTAATGAGCGGATTTCTCTTGGTGATGTCTAACATCCATGCAGGCCTGGAGGAGGGGATGGACTCAGGCTCTTGGGTTAATATTCTCAGTCCCCCTCCCCCAGTCCTGCTCCTTCGTGTTCATTTCACAGTCAGTTGCATGGCTCTCACCTGATTCTGTCTCGTTTTGAGAGGATGTCCAAACACCAGACGGTCACAAATATAGCACAAGATGCTGATATCATACTCAAGtgtaaaaaaggaaaacaccaacaaatacagaaatactctgttacaagtaaaactACAAGCATCAAAATATAATTGTACCAACAGGAAAAGTACTCATGCATTTTTTATCCtactgatgcattaatatgtgcatcattttaatttttcagcTGGTCATTTCACCTAGTTTAAACACAGTCAGGTGGTTAAATCTACACTCACTttatattgtgttgttttttatttagcTTTTCTGTGCAACACTTTGTTCCTCTGTGGGTTTTCAAAGcgctttataaataaagttggatTGAATTGGACACTAATGCATCCTTTGGATTAATAACGTGCACAGTTACTTGTAACTACAGCAGTGAAAGAAGTATAAAGAAGTatagaagtataaagtaacagaaaatggCTCAATGGTACAAAAACTGCAGAAGTTGAGGAAATGAACTTTCCACCACTGTCAAAACCAAATCCATTTATTTCTTCCCCTACAATGTTCCAGTGAAATATTCACTGCCTGATATGACACGACAAAATTAACTGTCAATCAACAAAGTGGTTTGTCAGCCTGaaatctgtgtatttttaaagagtaacctgctgagaaaaaaagcagTGCAGTCATTTTCATGTGGTCTCAGTTCATTCATAAATCCAGCTGGTTAGAGTATTTCTGTGTGGCTGAGGCCATGAGGTGTTTTTatgtgacagagagggagtgtttgtgtgtctgtttctatgTTGGGTCTACACGTGTGggcgtgcacacacaaacagtactcgcccaaaggtgtgtgtgtgtgtgtaaatgcagctGATGGGAACATGAGTgagtgagatagagagaggatGAATTTGCACATGCTTGCAATTGAATATCCTGTGAGTGGGTGGACTCCTCCATTGGCCACCTACTGTACAACATTTCCTGATGTGGAGGAAGGTAGCCATTGATCtgatctgtctgtgtgtgtgtgtgtgtgtgtgtgtgtgtgtgtaggcagcaGCGCTATCTAATTCTACCAGTGAGGGTTGATGCAAGATGTTTAGGAGAGATAGTATAGTGGGGAGGTTTGATGGGCGATTGTGTGAAAACTTGATGTGTGTCTTGACAGTCTGTCCAGCTGATAACAGGGCTCTGCCAGCGCAGACAAAACCCACCTGGCAGGTTGGACGTTATTAAAGTGGTGTCTAAGATACATCCTCTTTGTGCCTACACACCAGTGTGTACTCCCTGTGGACTCGAATAAAGAAGACCATCCCGTGCTGTGTGTGGAGATTAGGTGCAGAAAGGGAAAGGAGAAAGTACTGTACGTGGACCGCTTATACATAATCATGCATTTCATATCAAAGATAGAAGAAATATAGATgaatttatttagatttaactGAGCAGTTCCATATAAATAATATTCATATGGCTTAATCTGCATAATCCTCCCATTCTTTGGACCAAATGCTTTAATCTAAAAAGTGATTTCAACACAGAATGAGGACAGAACATGaggtttcctctgtgtttcatgGACACCTcgagaaaagacagaagaggggTGAGACATTAGTGGGAGGTTATTGATTAAGTTCAGTCAATTAAAACAAGCTTATCTCGGGGACTTGCAGAGAAACATGTTCTGCTCctaaacagtgtgtgtggactgagaGATAGCGATCTGCTGCTCcatattcctttaaaaaaaacactgggtAATTTAAGCAGCACACACTGACCCTGTTACACAATGTTTGTATGTCATGGTGCCTCTGCTTCTCTCCTTTGTACAAAAATACC
Coding sequences within:
- the zgc:162592 gene encoding histamine H2 receptor, with product MYTTLNLSAPDDSNLSGVDPERLHELTHRSIKVSVIIVLGLMITLGNVAVLLVISSSVAGWSRNSRYFLLSLTAADSAFGLLVMPLNLWVSLLKDYTEGPDALCHVVAFCNATVYSTCMYTLATISLERYIAVFYPLQYSSLMTRRRTLLLISFAWCFPPVLLLPISFPDGIIEVHFSTASLVCNPSYSTNVGYSLSLTCFIFFPCSIIMTFANLRVWCAAKRQRLKLRRYNCARRNRHNVASRVLVPVMAAYYTCWTPCMAAMIYNAVSGSSVPEWIEFVVVWLPTSNGFLNCIFYFWMNRSFRRKFHLILQRLTLALCPKLADAVGCWTSSKTQFVSGVLDNNNSVTERSSSVSSTCTLLTLV